From the Anguilla anguilla isolate fAngAng1 chromosome 6, fAngAng1.pri, whole genome shotgun sequence genome, one window contains:
- the LOC118230174 gene encoding myb/SANT-like DNA-binding domain-containing protein 4, whose translation MSAKSKEKLAFSAPDGLYQFRTLPFGLFGAPATFQRLMDRVLHPHAAYAAAYLDDVIIHSSSWAQHVQQTEASDGGLGAVLTQQVDGVDRPVLYIRQKLSHREARYSTIEKECLAIRWAVGSLRYYLLGHPFTLCSDHAPLQWLHRMKDANVQITRAANKRIKMMSSIAKIAKREEPISFWEMCSIDGSTEVFNKVKHTLIMKAPLLSNVSQMDVKREQNWTVEETVMLVEEVEAKKEIIKGKFSPTLTSRHKKEVWKQIADSINASFSSTIRSPQECEKKWYNVLSKAHQEISTVKKATSGTGGGPAPKPLSAVAEVVLHILGENNATISGVGDCQDAALLKLQAVVSNVDENTISSPHELPVELPGPSGIPSPAAGPEPRLPEPPLATATPRLNPDEVEDMDALRREELRMSIIVLRMKEHYYELKIKKMKPCLLLSF comes from the exons ATGTCTGCAAAGTCCAAAGAGAAATTGGCTTTCTCCGCTCCAGACGGTTTGTACCAATTCCggacacttccgtttgggttattcggGGCCCCGgccaccttccagcgcctgaTGGATCGGGTGCTGCATCCGCATGCTGCGTATGCTGCTGCCTATTTGGATGACGTCATCATCCACAGTAGCAGCTGGGCGCAGCATGTGCAGCAG ACCGAAGCCTCGGACGGAGGGCTGGGGGccgttttgacccagcaggtggatgGAGTCGATCGCCCGGTGCTGTACATCAGACAAAAATTATCACATCGGGAGGCGAGGTACAGCACAATTGAAAAGGAGTGCCTTGCCATCCGGTGGGCGGTCGGTTCCCTCCGCTATTACCTGCTGGGtcacccattcaccctctgttcggaccacgcTCCCCTCCAGTGGCTGCACCGCATGAAGGATGCCAACGTGCAAATCACCC GTGCTGCAAATAAAAGGATTAAGATGATGTCATCAATTGCCAAAATTGCTAAGAGAGAAGAACCAATCAGCTTTTGGGAAATGTGTTCTATTGATGGGTCAACAGAAGTTTTCAATAAAGTTAAACACACCCTCATTATGAAAGCTCCGTTGTTGTCTAATGTTAGTCAAATGGATGTGAAAAGAGAGCAGAATTGGACTGTGGAAGAAACGGTGATGTTGGTAGAGGAGGTGGAGGCAAAGAAGGAAATAATTAAGGGAAAATTTAGCCCCACACTTACAAGTCGACACAAAAAAGAAGTTTGGAAGCAGATCGCAGACAGCATTAATGCGAGCTTCTCCTCCACCATTCGGAGTCCACAGGAATGCGAAAAGAAATGGTACAatgttttatccaaagcgcatCAGGAAATCTCCACTGTCAAGAAGGCAACATCTGGCACTG gtgGAGGTCCTGCGCCTAAACCTTTAAGCGCAGTGGCAGAAGTAGTTCTCCACATCCTTGGAGAAAACAATGCCACAATCAGTGGAGTGGGTGACTGTCAGGATGCTGCACTACTCAAACTGCAGGCCGTAGTAAG taaTGTAGATGAAAACACCATCTCGTCCCCTCATGAGCTGCCTGTGGAGCTTCCAGGACCATCTGGCATTCCCTctccagcagcaggcccagagcccCGGCTCCCTGAGCCCCCACTGGCCACTGCCACTCCACGGCTCAACCCGGACGAGGTGGAGGACATGGATGCACTGCGGAGAGAAGAGTTGCGGATGAGCATAATAGTTTTAAGGATGAAGGAGCATTATtatgaactaaaaataaaaaagatgaaaccTTGCTTAttgctgtctttttaa